One region of Citrus sinensis cultivar Valencia sweet orange chromosome 6, DVS_A1.0, whole genome shotgun sequence genomic DNA includes:
- the LOC102629545 gene encoding protein PHOTOPERIOD-INDEPENDENT EARLY FLOWERING 1 isoform X1 — translation MASKGPRSKLDHETRARRQKALEAPREPRRPKTHWDHVLEEMVWLSKDFESERKWKLAQAKKVALRASKGMLDQASRGEKKLKEEEQRLRKVAVNISKDVKKFWMKIEKLVLYKHQMEVDVRKKKALDKQLEFLLGQTERYSSMLAENLVDSHKPVQQSPMREQPGIQYKEADENGAEEPGVQSKEADEDDAEQHSGFEPQLDAADIDEEYDVHSEDESEDDEHTIEEDEALITEEERKEELEALHNETDIPLQELLKRYAVDKVGRESSAEMGEDEAELTVVEEGHVQGNGNDLLAGSKLDTSGSLVRRCDEINGGLSISENHLLDIETSQVRDTSKKSGASTQKQALYDFSDEQEDGDFVVATGEDKDDETTLSEEEELAKADSNNYIDEIALLQKESEIPVEELLARYRKDMKINKISEDESDYASALSDDLSDSPAHEDSELKLENDFMDGNVDPGASQLVMLPLTEKQEGGSEKKSEEGRESENRIADAAAAARSAQPTGITFSTTQVRTKFPFLLKFPLREYQHIGLDWLVTMYEKRLNGILADEMGLGKTIMTIAMLAHLACEKGIWGPHLIVVPTSVMLNWETEFLKWCPAFKILTYFGSAKERKFKRQGWLKPNSFHVCITTYRLIIQDSKVFKRKKWKYLILDEAHLIKNWKSQRWQTLLNFNSKRRILLTGTPLQNDLMELWSLMHFLMPHIFQSHQEFKDWFCNPISGMVEGQEKVNKEVVDRLHNVLRPFILRRLKRDVEKQLPMKQEHVIYCRLSKRQRNLYEDFIASSETQATLASANFFGMISVIMQLRKVCNHPDLFEGRPIVSSFDMSGIDSQLSSSVCSMLSPSPLSTADLKGLGILFTNLDFSMNSWESDELNAIATPASLIKERADLNNLEEVGPFCTHRKRLNGTSIFEKIRKALLEERRREAQDRASSVAWWNSLRCQKKPVYSTSLRELLTVKHPVCDILQQKTVRRSYLYSSKLADIVLSPVERFQRMIGLVESFMFAIPAARAPAPVCWCSKSGASVFLQPTYKEKCSEVLSPLLFPIRPAIVRRQVYFPDRRLIQFDCGKLQELAILLRKLKSDGHRALIFTQMTKMLDILEEFISLYGYTYMRLDGSTQPEERQTLMQRFNTNPKIFLFILSTRSGGVGINLVGADTVIFYDSDWNPAMDQQAQDRCHRIGQTREVHIYRLISESTIEENILKKANQKRALDDLVIQSGGYNTEFFKKLDPMELFSGHRTLPMKTMQKEKAINNGNEVSLSNADVEAALKCVEDEADYMALKRAEQEEAVDNQEFTEEAVGRPEDDELVIEDTVRTDEPTDQGGCMTANNDNGMMLTGNDPKEERALTFAAKEDDVDMLADVKQMAAAAAAAGEAISSFENQLRPIDRYAIRFLELWDPIIDKTAVESEVKFEEREWELDRIEKYKEEMEAEIDDDEEPLVYERWDADFATEAYRQQVALAQHQLMEELESEAKEKEDADDGILDSVKASHSKSKTKKKPKKAKFKSLKKGALTSESKAVKEEPSVEPMSIDDDFYDEDATFSDAMSPPSTSQKKRKKAELALSDDEEREKISKKKSKKLKKSIPVRSPDSDSKLSRKRHDGSTELKTCESIFIDLEQKSASRSKMGGKISITAMPVKRVLMIKPEKLKKGNVWSRDCVPSPDVWLPQEDAILCAVVHEYGPNWSLVSDILYGMTASGYYRGRYRHPVHCCERFRELIQRYILSVPDNSINEKTSNVGSGKALLKVTEDNVRTLLNVAAEQEDNELLLQKHFTALLSSVWRMKSRMGCRQNFSSSRNGLYLGGSFFSSVTQTSCKSTREPARRVKFTNLGQSSKLLSAALHDANSRQQDDKVSNFDRREDGPVIEQLDLTLEFQRELVDSTISFPPRVNLSVYGSDLETSVNKSTRENHHLKDSQVAENRFRDAARACIEDGLGWASSAFPANDAKLRSVPKSQSLGKHKLSLSDSVKFPKSKLRKTSMEHSEIQHSSPEPVSNQAVATKDANLRFDLIQEAWLEDMDGGRLSCMDQDLSLETVLSSEIPHNYFPDVISGLDDCSILPDYTDIG, via the exons ATGGCGTCAAAAGGTCCCAGGTCTAAGCTAGATCATGAGACAAGAGCTAGGCGCCAAAAG GCACTTGAAGCACCCAGGGAACCACGTCGTCCTAAAACTCATTGGGATCATGTTCTAGAAGAGATGGTCTGGTTATCCAAG GACTTTGAGTCTGAGAGAAAATGGAAATTGGCTCAGGCGAAGAAGGTGGCCTTGAGAGCAAGCAAGGGCATGTTGGATCAGGCCTCTAgaggagaaaagaaattgaag GAAGAAGAGCAGCGGTTGCGGAAAGTTGCAGTTAACATTTCAAAGGACGTGAAAAAGTTCTGGATGAAGATAGAGAAGCTG GTGCTGTACAAGCATCAGATGGAGGTTGATGTGAGGAAGAAAAAAGCGCTTGATAAACAACTTGAGTTTCTTTTAGGCCAAACTGAGAG gtACTCATCAATGTTAGCTGAAAACCTAGTGGATTCCCACAAACCAGTGCAACAGTCTCCTATGAGGGAACAACCTGGTATTCAGTACAAAGAAGCAGACGAAAATGGTGCTGAAGAACCTGGTGTTCAGTCCAAAGAGGCAGATGAAGATGATGCTGAGCAACACTCAGGATTTG AACCTCAGTTAGATGCTGCAGACATTGATGAAGAATATGATGTTCATTCTGAAGATGAATCG GAAGATGACGAGCACACTATTGAGGAAGATGAGGCTCTTATaactgaagaagaaagaaaagaagagctGGAAGCTTTACATAATGAAACAGATATCCCGCTTCAGGAGTTGCTTAAACGTTATGCTGTGGATAAAG TTGGCAGAGAAAGTAGTGCTGAGATGGGAGAAGATGAAGCTGAGCTGACCGTGGTGGAAGAAGGTCATGTTCAGG GCAATGGAAATGATCTTCTTGCTGGGAGTAAGCTTGATACAAGTGGCTCTCTTGTTCGTCGTTGT GATGAAATTAATGGTGGCTTGTCCATATCAGAAAACCATTTGTTAGACATTGAGACATCTCAAGTGAGAGATACATCCAAGAAGTCTGGGGCTTCAACCCAAAAACAAGCTTTGTATGACTTTAGTGATGAACAG GAAGATGGTGATTTTGTTGTTGCTACCGGAGAAGACAAG GATGATGAGACGACATTGTCGGAGGAGGAGGAATTGGCAAAAGCAGATTCAAACAATTACATAGATGAG ATTGCATTGCTGCAGAAAGAAAGTGAGATTCCAGTGGAAGAGTTGCTGGCAAGGTACAGAAAG gatatgaaaattaataagatttcAGAGGATGAATCTGATTATGCTTCTGCTTTATCGGACGACCTCTCGGACTCTCCAGCACATGAAGACAGTGAGTTGAAGCTTGAGAATGACTTTATGGATGGAAACGTTGATCCTGGTGCCAGCCAACTGGTTATGCTTCCCCTTACTGAAAAACAAGAAGGAGGATCTGAGAAAAAGTCAGAAGAAGGTAGAGAGAGCGAAAACAGAATTGCTGATGCTGCTGCTGCAGCAAGATCAGCACAACCAACTGGAATTACATTCTCTACTACTCAAGTCCGTACAAAATTTCCTTTCCTTCTCAAGTTTCCTCTTCGTGAGTATCAACATATTGGCTTGGATTGGCTTGTTACAATGTATGAGAAAAGATTGAATGGGATCCTAGCTGATGAAATGGGACTGGGGAAGACTATCATGACTATTGCTATGCTTGCACACCTGGCATGCGAAAAGGGAATATGGGGCCCTCATCTCATTGTTGTTCCAACAAGTGTCATGCTTAACTGGGAAACTGAGTTTCTTAAATGGTGTCCTGCCTTTAAAATATTGACTTACTTTGGCAGTGCAAAAGAGCGGAAATTTAAGAGGCAAGGTTGGTTGAAACCTAATTCCTTTCATGTATGCATAACTACTTACAGACTTATTATACAGGATTCAAAAGTCTTCAAGCGAAAAAAGTGGAAATACTTGATTTTGGATGAAGCTCATTTGATAAAAAACTGGAAGTCTCAAAGATGGCAAACTCTTTTAAACTTCAATTCTAAACGGCGTATTTTATTAACTGGGACTCCACTGCAGAATGATCTCATGGAACTCTGGTCATTAATGCATTTCTTGATGCCCCACATCTTTCAGTCTCATCAGGAATTCAAGGATTGGTTCTGCAATCCAATATCAGGAATGGTAGAGGGTCAAGAAAAAGTGAACAAGGAAGTTGTTGATCGCTTGCATAATGTTCTTCGTCCATTCATACTCCGTCGGTTGAAAAGGGATGTGGAGAAGCAACTGCCTATGAAGCAAGAGCATGTCATATATTGTAGACTCTCAAAGAGGCAACGGAATTTATATGAAGACTTCATTGCCAGTTCAGAGACACAAGCTACTCTTGCAAGTGCCAATTTTTTTGGCATGATTAGTGTTATAATGCAGCTTCGAAAAGTCTGTAACCATCCTGACTTATTTGAGGGCCGTCCAATTGTGAGTTCTTTTGATATGAGTGGCATTGATAGCCAGTTGAGTTCTTCTGTTTGTTCTATGCTTTCACCTAGTCCATTATCTACAGCAGACCTGAAGGGTTTGGGAATTTTATTTACCAATCTTGATTTTAGCATGAACTCATGGGAGAGTGATGAATTAAATGCTATTGCTACTCCAGCTAGCTTGATTAAAGAGCGTGCTGatctaaataatttagaaGAAGTTGGGCCTTTTTGTACACATAGAAAGAGGTTAAATGGGAcaagcatttttgaaaagattcGAAAGGCGCTACTAGAGGAGCGACGAAGAGAAGCTCAGGACCGAGCATCATCTGTTGCTTGGTGGAATTCCTTGAGGTGCCAGAAAAAACCTGTATACTCAACAAGTCTTCGGGAACTTCTTACTGTAAAACATCCTGTTTGTGATATTCTTCAACAGAAGACTGTTCGTCGATCCTACTTGTACTCCTCCAAGCTTGCTGACATTGTTCTTTCACCAGTTGAAAGGTTCCAGAGGATGATTGGTCTGGTTGAAAGTTTCATGTTTGCAATCCCAGCAGCTAGAGCCCCTGCTCCTGTTTGTTGGTGCAGTAAAAGTGGAGCTTCTGTGTTTCTGCAGCCAACTTACAAGGAAAAATGTTCTGAAGTTTTATCACCTCTTTTATTTCCTATTAGGCCTGCAATTGTCCGCAGGCAAGTATATTTCCCAGACAGGCGACTAATACAATTTGACTGTGGTAAGTTGCAGGAGCTTGCAATTTTACTTAGGAAATTGAAATCTGACGGTCACCGAGCATTAATATTCACCCAGATGACAAAGATGCTTGATATCTTGGAGGAATTCATAAGTTTATATGGTTACACATACATGCGTTTAGATGGATCCACTCAACCAGAGGAGAGGCAAACATTAATGCAGCGGTTCAACACAAATCCCAAAATCTTTCTGTTCATTTTGTCCACCCGTAGTGGCGGTGTTGGAATCAACCTCGTCGGGGCAGATACAGTTATCTTCTACGACAGTGACTGGAATCCGGCTATGGATCAGCAAGCTCAAGATCGCTGCCACCGGATAGGCCAGACACGTGAAGTTCATATCTATCGGTTAATTAGTGAGAGCACAATTGAAGAGAACATCTTGAAGAAAGCAAATCAGAAACGCGCTCTTGATGATCTAGTTATACAGAGTGGAGGCTATAACACTGAATTTTTCAAGAAGCTTGATCCTATGGAATTGTTTTCCGGTCATAGAACCCTTCCCATGAAGACTATGCAGAAGGAGAAAGCTATCAACAATGGAAATGAGGTTTCCTTGTCCAATGCAGATGTGGAAGCTGCTTTAAAATGTGTTGAAGATGAAGCAGATTACATGGCTCTAAAGAGAGCTGAGCAGGAGGAAGCTGTGGACAACCAAGAGTTTACAGAAGAAGCTGTTGGGAGACCGGAAGATGATGAGCTTGTGATTGAGGACACTGTAAGAACTGATGAGCCCACTGATCAGGGTGGCTGCATGACtgcaaataatgataatggGATGATGCTAACTGGGAATGATCCAAAAGAAGAGAGAGCTCTTACTTTTGCTGCTAAAGAAGATGATGTTGACATGCTGGCTGATGTCAAACAGATGGCTGCGGCGGCAGCAGCGGCTGGAGAAGCCATTTCTTCCTTTGAGAATCAGCTACGTCCGATTGATCGATATGCTATTCGCTTTCTGGAGCTGTGGGATCCTATAATTGACAAGACAGCAGTTGAATCTGAAGTTAAATTTGAGGAGAGAGAGTGGGAGCTAGATCGTATAGAGAAATATAAGGAGGAAATGGAAGCTgagattgatgatgatgaagagccttTAGTGTATGAAA GATGGGATGCTGATTTTGCCACTGAGGCATACCGACAGCAAGTTGCTTTAGCCCAACATCAA TTAATGGAAGAATTGGAATCTGAAGCTAAAGAGAAGGAagatgcagatgatggaattctTGATTCTGTGAA GGCAAGTCATTCCAAATCTAAGACTAAGAAGAAGCCAAAGAAAGCCAAGTTCAAGTCTCTCAAGAAAGGGGCTCTAACTTCTGAATCAAAAGCCGTAAAAGAAGAGCCAAGTGTAGAACCTATGTCCATTGATGATGACTTCTACGATGAGGATGCTACTTTTTCAGATGCGATGTCTCCGCCTTCAACTTCGCAGAAGAAACGTAAGAAGGCTGAATTAGCACTTTCTGATGACGAAGAGAGGGAGAAGATCTCAAAGAAGAAGTCTAAGAAACTCAAAAAGTCTATTCCTGTGAGATCTCCTGATTCAGATTCTAAGCTGTCACGTAAACGTCATGATGGTTCTACAGAATTAAAAACATGTGAGAGTATATTCATTGATCTTGAGCAGAAATCAGCTAGCAGGAGCAAAATGGGAGGGAAAATCTCTATTACTGCCATGCCAGTGAAGCGGGTTTTAATGATAAAACcggaaaaattgaaaaaggggAATGTTTGGTCTAGAGATTGTGTTCCATCACCTGATGTTTGGTTGCCACAGGAGGACGCCATATTATGTGCTGTTGTACATGAATATGGCCCCAATTGGAGCTTGGTTAGTGACATACTCTATGGAATGACTGCTAGTGGATATTATAGGGGGAGATATCGGCATCCAGTTCATTGCTGTGAGCGGTTTAGGGAATTGATCCAAAGATATATTCTGTCTGTACCTGACAACTCTATTAATGAAAAGACCAGCAATGTGGGCTCTGGAAAGGCTCTTCTCAAAGTAACAGAG GATAATGTTAGAACGCTGTTAAATGTTGCTGCTGAGCAGGAAGACAATGAGTTACTCCTTCAAAAGCACTTCACCGCCCTTCTTTCATCTGTCTGGAGGATGAAGTCTCGCATGGGATGCCGGCAAAACTTCTCTTCTTCACGTAATGGTCTGTACTTAGGTGGAAGTTTTTTCAGTTCTGTCACTCAGACTTCTTGCAAGTCCACGCGGGAGCCTGCTCGAAGGGTGAAATTCACTAATTTAGGACAGAGTAGCAAATTATTATCAGCTGCTCTTCATGATGCCAACAGTAGACAGCAGGATGACAAAGTTTCCAATTTTGACCGGAGAGAAGATGGTCCAGTCATAGAACAGTTGGATTTAACCCTGGAATTCCAGAGGGAGTTGGTTGATTCCACGATCTCATTCCCACCTCGTGTTAATTTATCAGTATATGGCTCTGACCTTGAGACATCTGTTAACAAATCTACCAGAGAAAATCACCATCTGAAAGATTCACAAGTGGCTGAAAATCGTTTCAG GGATGCTGCAAGAGCTTGCATTGAAGATGGCCTGGGTTGGGCTTCATCTGCTTTCCCAGCAAATGATGCGAAGTTGCGTTCAGTCCCAAAATCTCAGTCCTTGGGAAAGCACAAGCTCTCTCTTTCTGATTCAGTAAAGTTTCCAAAATCAAAGTTGAGAAAGACCTCAATGGAGCACAGTGAGATACAACATTCATCTCCTGAACCAGTATCGAATCAAGCAGTTGCAACAAAAGATGCCAATTTAAGGTTTGATTTGATTCAGGAAGCTTGGTTAGAGGACATGGATGGTGGCAGACTGTCCTGCATGGATCAGGATCTTTCTCTGGAAACAGTGTTGTCAAGTGAGATCCCTCATAACTATTTTCCTGACGTGATCTCAGGCCTTGATGACTGTTCAATATTGCCGGACTATACTGACATCGGATAA